AGTAGTTGTTAGACTTTTTCGCCTCTATGTTCGCCTTATCGGCAGGATGGAATGTAAAAAACGGCTTGCCTTGTTCTTGAATAGTTATCATCCCATATCTGGTCTTTCCAATTACAGCCTTGTGGTTTTTAAGACCTTTCATAGAAAACTGCTTCATTTTCAATTCTCCCTTGCCCGGCCAGGATGCAATTAACCAAAAAAGCCAGCACGGGGCTGGCTAATAGCCGCAAAACAACCGCTACAACACAGGGGTATAGATCAGCGTCTGGCAGGATAGCTTACAGCCATCGTTCTGCCCGGCGCCGGTGGCGGTCAACACCCTCCACCACTGCGCAGGTGATGAACGGGATCTCGTCGTCCGGGTCGTCCCCCAAATACTGAGGGTCAGGGCCTGCAGGGGGAAGGGCGCTTGCACCAGATCCGGACTGTCCGCGATGGGTGCCTGCACTGTTTCCAGATTCAGGATCATGGCGCCCACCAATGAGATTCAGGCGGTCGCACACAATTTCAGTGGTGTATCGATCCTGTCCATCCCGGTCGGTCCATTTCCGGGTCTGAATCCGGCCCTCAACATAGGCTTGACTTCCCTTTCTGAGGTACTCCCCGGCAATCTCTGCCAAGCGGCCCCAAAGTACAACACGGTGCCACTCTGTGCGCTCCTGGCGATTCCCATCACGATCCTTGAAGGACTCGCTCGTTGCAATGGAAAGCGTCGCCACGGCCTTCCCATCTGGCATATATCGCATCTCTGGGTTTTGCCCGAGATACCCCAACAAGATCATCTTATTGACACCCGACATATCCGCGTTCCCTCCTGAATATCAGTCCATTGTGGTATAGATCAACTATGGGTCAGCCAAGCCGTGGCAGGGGATAACCCACTTGCCGGAAAAACGATCCCACCGCTTCTTCCAGCCCGCCAAATTCATGGATGCCATCGGGAGTTTCCTCCTGCTCGCAATACCGAATTCGGGCAATGAATGGCACCATCACATCGCGGGCCTCCACGCAGTGAACCAGAAGATCGTCTGCGAAGAAATGCGGGCGACACTGTGATAGCCCTCCCTTCTTTGTGGCACGCACGGCGATCATCTGCGCGCCGGATAGACCCCAGCGGTCCAAACACCATCGCCGCTGCTGCTCGGCATACTCATTCGGCAGGCAGGTCAACACCGTCACCGAATGACCCATGTCCAAAAGCATCCGGGCAACAGTGATCCCTTCCTGAATCGGGGGTACCCGGCGCCAACCCTCTGTGACATCCCACGCGGCCCACGCTTTGGCGACAGATGCCGTGGGTAAGCCATATCGGGCGCCCAGGTCGTAAACAGGATCAACGACTTCCATGCGGCGATCCAGCACCCTCTCAGTACAGCCGCGCCAGGCGCGGTCAAAATTCAACAATACGCCATCGGCATCCAACACAAAACGGTATTTCCTCAACACGCCGTAGCGTCCTCAAAATCAAAAAGAGATACCTGCCGACGGGTCCCCCTTCCGGCATTCCATTCGGTCAACCTGGGGTTCAGCCACAATCTCTCAATGCGGGATCGGTCAATACCGTCCCTTACCTGTGTAGACCGGTTTGCTCGGCAAACCACATCAAAATCCACGAAGGACCAACCTTTTTCTGTTTCCAGTAAATCCCGATATAACTCCG
The window above is part of the Acidithiobacillus acidisediminis genome. Proteins encoded here:
- a CDS encoding single-stranded DNA-binding protein, translating into MSGVNKMILLGYLGQNPEMRYMPDGKAVATLSIATSESFKDRDGNRQERTEWHRVVLWGRLAEIAGEYLRKGSQAYVEGRIQTRKWTDRDGQDRYTTEIVCDRLNLIGGRHDPESGNSAGTHRGQSGSGASALPPAGPDPQYLGDDPDDEIPFITCAVVEGVDRHRRRAERWL